From Bactrocera oleae isolate idBacOlea1 chromosome 4, idBacOlea1, whole genome shotgun sequence:
tatattatgaaatttgcttgagttagctttagcggtttggaagatatatatataagtacattaaACCAATTAAGGATAGGTTACGCCCATCTTTAAAAtaatgggaaactgttatcaaaaattgttgcattgtcatcggttcttgacacgtctgcaaagtttcaagttggtcggacttctggaaaccggtgaaaattgagctctccattccattacatacatacaacccaagctaataaaagcgtattaaaaactaattaaacaagaaaaggTGTTAACTTCGTTtggaccgaagctataataccattcacaaattacaaaaaatacacTTGAATCcaattaatttgtatggcagctatatactatagtggtccgatatcggccgttcggATAAATGCGCAACTTCTTAGTAAGAAAAggataggtgcaaaatttcagatcgatagcttaaagaCTGAGGCctggtttgtatatatacagacagacggacaaacaaacgtacatggctaaatcaactcagctcatcattttgatcatttatgtattatatatattttaaagggtctccgacgtttcctcaAGGtgttacatcatataccctgttcagggtataataacttTTTGTTAACGGTTATTAACTAccgcaaaatattattataaattaattataaccttgaaatatgttaattataaacaaataatttacaaaattctcTCCTAATAATTCTAGTTCAAATCAAAGTATCATATCGATGTTGATTTTGAGGTGCCAAAAAAACTCAACTGGTATTATGCGCCACTTTTCACCGCTTTTTGGTTGATACTTTACCTGAGCATAGTTCTCACACAAGTTGTACGTCTACCCACACCGCTCACACTTAAAGATGAGGCCACAAATCCCGACTCATATATAGCTGAACGTGCCGAACAAATTCTAGTCAACTTAGGACGTCTCGGTCCTAAGGTGGTGGGAAGTGAAGCGAACGAGGTAAAAGCTGTTGAGCTTCTAGTCGGCGAAATTAATAAAGTTAAGGAACAAATGAGCGATTACTTCGAACTCGAAATCGATGTACAAGTAGTTACCGGTTCATATATTCATTGGACCATGTTGAATATGTATCAGGGTGTACAAAATGTGGTCGCCAAATTGAGTGCGAAAAACAATACAAGCGAAAATTATCTACTCATAAATTCGCACTTTGACAGCGTGCCTGGTAGTCCGGGTGCTGGTGATGATAATTCGATGGTGACAACAATGCTAGAGGTGTTGCGTGTTATCGCCAAATCAAGTGGACCCCTTCAAAATCCCATTGTGTTTCTTTTCAATGGTGCCGAAGAGAATCCGCTGCAAGCATCACATGGATTTATAACACAGCATAAGTGGGCTCAAAATTGCAAGTGAGTAGAGTgaagtagaaaaaatatattgttgctaTTTTCTAATCATACATACTCCCACAGAGCTCTCATCAATTTGGATGCTGCCGGTTCAGGAGGTCGCGACATACTATTCCAGTCCGGACCCGGCAATCCATGGCTCATGAACTATTATCGGAGAGTGCCACATCCCTTCGCAAATACCCTGGCAGAGGAGCTATTTCAGAATAACTTCATACCATCCGATACAGACTTTCGAATTTTTCGTGATTACGGCGGTGTGCCGGGTAAGCAATCACTAGAACTACCTAACcggtaatttttgtaaatatttcattttttctaaattgtttAGGTTTGGATATGGCTTATACCTACAATGGTTATGTCTATCACACGGAATTCGATCGTTTCAATATCCTGCCGAAAGGTTCACTACAAAATACAGGCGACAATGTCTTACATCTAGCTAGATCTATAGCTAACGCACCGGAAATGTTAAATCCAACAGTAAGTCCGCATAATAAAAAGCATTATCTCTCTACATAATTCTTCTCGCTCGTAACTCTCACTTAGGGCTATGAATCTGGGCATGTTATTTTCTATGATTTTCTCGGTTGGTTTATACTATATTACTCACTGAACACCAGTATCATTGTCAACAGCGTTGTGTGTGTGATAGCTGTATGTGCCATCGGTGTGTCGCTCTTCTTCATGTCAGCACGTTCGGGTCTTGGCTGGTTGGCTGTCATTCGGCGTTACGCTCTCGTGTTTGCCATACAATTATTCTCACTCTCAATAGGTGCCTTTATTGCCTTAATTATTGCAGTATTTATGGATAGTGTTGGACGCTCTATGACTTGGTTTAGTCAAACTTGGTTAATATTTGGTCTTTACTTTTGTCCAATATTTTTCTGCATGGGCATCTTTCCCGCATTATTCTTGGAGCGTACAAAGAAGGTGAGTTCTATAAGTGTTCTAGATTACTGAAATTAGAACTGTCAaccattatttttctttttgcttaaaGGATCTCCTGAGTTTGGGCTTTCGCATTCAACTTTTCATGCATTCACATTGTCTAATGCTAATTTTGCTAACGATCGTCCTTACGGCATGTAATGTGCGTTCGGCTTTCATGTGCATGCTGGCTGTATTATTCGACATAACAGCTCTCATCATTAACTTGATAACGAAATGGCATCGTAGAGGTAAGCAAATGTGGAGAAAATTAACGAAGAGCAGAAACTGGAGAGACaaacttatttattattgaatatttgaGAGACCTATTTTAAGAACTTTaaggattttttaaaataataattgtctccgtaaattatttttctgaaaAGTTTTGTTATCGTGAAATTGTATGCGTTCTGTAGATCACATAAAATTCCTGTTTCCAAagtcattatttattattaaccaACTTCACATCGTGTCTCGTTTTTAACAAACAACGAGTAACAGAAAGTAGTAGTATAAACCCTGAAATATTGAGATTACTCTAACTGTTGGTTAATTCTTCGAA
This genomic window contains:
- the LOC106622277 gene encoding endoplasmic reticulum metallopeptidase 1, encoding MGFKSKYHIDVDFEVPKKLNWYYAPLFTAFWLILYLSIVLTQVVRLPTPLTLKDEATNPDSYIAERAEQILVNLGRLGPKVVGSEANEVKAVELLVGEINKVKEQMSDYFELEIDVQVVTGSYIHWTMLNMYQGVQNVVAKLSAKNNTSENYLLINSHFDSVPGSPGAGDDNSMVTTMLEVLRVIAKSSGPLQNPIVFLFNGAEENPLQASHGFITQHKWAQNCKALINLDAAGSGGRDILFQSGPGNPWLMNYYRRVPHPFANTLAEELFQNNFIPSDTDFRIFRDYGGVPGLDMAYTYNGYVYHTEFDRFNILPKGSLQNTGDNVLHLARSIANAPEMLNPTGYESGHVIFYDFLGWFILYYSLNTSIIVNSVVCVIAVCAIGVSLFFMSARSGLGWLAVIRRYALVFAIQLFSLSIGAFIALIIAVFMDSVGRSMTWFSQTWLIFGLYFCPIFFCMGIFPALFLERTKKDLLSLGFRIQLFMHSHCLMLILLTIVLTACNVRSAFMCMLAVLFDITALIINLITKWHRRAYWFAIAVIICQVLPFIYYTSITYEIYFTMIPMMGRSGSATNPDIIIAAIAIFFSYLFAGFIIPLYLFFRKTRTIALCFLGVTVFFIILAVTPIGFPYTPKVAAQRYSLLHAKRILHNADGTERVNESGVYIYSQDRRIHIVDDNIKSIGEKHKVSDVCNNEIFCGLPIYNHRWHQMKEYSFWIPIDEQPNIPGEKPTLTLTSKTEADASNNSRYSFTLTGPDHMTIFIEPKAPTKIVNWSFNDTMIRDNWEPPYFIYYSYGKDRSPLDFYIDVETTDSNTQNLEIGIGAHWIHQAVVRTDGYEKFVQSFPNYAVVADWPAFYESWLF